From Xiphophorus couchianus chromosome 23, X_couchianus-1.0, whole genome shotgun sequence, one genomic window encodes:
- the asb12a gene encoding ankyrin repeat and SOCS box protein 12a isoform X2 — protein MAVGQPVNMSLMDISKIFSLLQPKEEDDEQARALNDAVGADDAALLSELLAQEEYRRCINTPSGWGVPVTPLRTAAALGRLRCLELLLGHGAEIDVLDVKAQTPLFTAVSGKHLDCVAALLKAGADPNGSQYNNCSPVLTAAREGDVDILQELLRFGAEVDVRPKVPEWASNATACRGPLYISAVYGHLGCFKLLLLHGANPNYNCTDEKMLARIKQPKTVVEVCLRYGCGVEYIQLLVDFGADVYLPTLIIDKTTKQNEALLLLLRERVCPKTLMSQTRLAIRRHIPFADKDPAIDSLDIPLVLRNYLKHINAEPE, from the exons ATGGCCGTGGGCCAGCCTGTCAACATGAGTCTGATGGACATATCGAAGATCTTCTCCCTGCTCCAGCCCAAGGAGGAGGACGACGAGCAGGCTCGGGCCTTGAACGACGCCGTGGGCGCCGACGACGCAGCTCTGCTCTCCGAGCTCCTCGCTCAGGAGGAATACCGGCGGTGCATCAACACTCCGAGCGGCTGGGGGGTCCCGGTGACCCCCCTGCGCACCGCCGCTGCCCTCGGACGCCTGAGGTGCCTGGAGCTCCTGTTGGGGCACGGGGCGGAG ATAGACGTTTTGGATGTGAAGGCCCAGACGCCTCTGTTCACAGCTGTGAGTGGGAAACACTTGGACTGCGTGGCGGCCCTGCTGAAGGCGGGAGCCGACCCCAACGGCAGCCAGTACAACAACTGCTCCCCGGTGCTGACAGCCGCCAGGGAGGGTGACGTAGACATTCTCCAGGAGCTGCTGCGGTTTGGAGCCGAGGTGGACGTCCGGCCAAAGGTCCCCGAGTGGGCCTCCAACGCCACAGCCTGCAGAGGGCCCCTGTACATCTCAGCCGTCTATGGACACCTGGGCTGCTTTAAGCTGCTCCTGCTACACGGGGCCAACCCCAACTATAACTGCACGGATGAGAAGATGCTGGCCAGGATCAAGCAACCCAAGACGGTTGTGGAGGTGTGTCTCCGTTACGGCTGTGGGGTGGAGTACATTCAGCTGCTGGTAGACTTCGGGGCAGACGTCTATCTACCTACACTCATTATTGACAAAACTACAAAGCAGAACGAAGcgctactgctgctgctcagagaGAGAG TTTGTCCCAAAACACTGATGTCACAGACTCGGCTGGCAATCCGAAGACACATCCCTTTTGCCGACAAGGACCCTGCAATAGACAGTTTGGACATACCTCTGGTCCTGAGGAACTACTTAAAGCACATAAACGCTGAACCTGAGTGA
- the asb12a gene encoding ankyrin repeat and SOCS box protein 12a isoform X1 — translation MAVGQPVNMSLMDISKIFSLLQPKEEDDEQARALNDAVGADDAALLSELLAQEEYRRCINTPSGWGVPVTPLRTAAALGRLRCLELLLGHGAEVCHRRRIDVLDVKAQTPLFTAVSGKHLDCVAALLKAGADPNGSQYNNCSPVLTAAREGDVDILQELLRFGAEVDVRPKVPEWASNATACRGPLYISAVYGHLGCFKLLLLHGANPNYNCTDEKMLARIKQPKTVVEVCLRYGCGVEYIQLLVDFGADVYLPTLIIDKTTKQNEALLLLLRERVCPKTLMSQTRLAIRRHIPFADKDPAIDSLDIPLVLRNYLKHINAEPE, via the exons ATGGCCGTGGGCCAGCCTGTCAACATGAGTCTGATGGACATATCGAAGATCTTCTCCCTGCTCCAGCCCAAGGAGGAGGACGACGAGCAGGCTCGGGCCTTGAACGACGCCGTGGGCGCCGACGACGCAGCTCTGCTCTCCGAGCTCCTCGCTCAGGAGGAATACCGGCGGTGCATCAACACTCCGAGCGGCTGGGGGGTCCCGGTGACCCCCCTGCGCACCGCCGCTGCCCTCGGACGCCTGAGGTGCCTGGAGCTCCTGTTGGGGCACGGGGCGGAGGTTTGTCACCGTCGGCGG ATAGACGTTTTGGATGTGAAGGCCCAGACGCCTCTGTTCACAGCTGTGAGTGGGAAACACTTGGACTGCGTGGCGGCCCTGCTGAAGGCGGGAGCCGACCCCAACGGCAGCCAGTACAACAACTGCTCCCCGGTGCTGACAGCCGCCAGGGAGGGTGACGTAGACATTCTCCAGGAGCTGCTGCGGTTTGGAGCCGAGGTGGACGTCCGGCCAAAGGTCCCCGAGTGGGCCTCCAACGCCACAGCCTGCAGAGGGCCCCTGTACATCTCAGCCGTCTATGGACACCTGGGCTGCTTTAAGCTGCTCCTGCTACACGGGGCCAACCCCAACTATAACTGCACGGATGAGAAGATGCTGGCCAGGATCAAGCAACCCAAGACGGTTGTGGAGGTGTGTCTCCGTTACGGCTGTGGGGTGGAGTACATTCAGCTGCTGGTAGACTTCGGGGCAGACGTCTATCTACCTACACTCATTATTGACAAAACTACAAAGCAGAACGAAGcgctactgctgctgctcagagaGAGAG TTTGTCCCAAAACACTGATGTCACAGACTCGGCTGGCAATCCGAAGACACATCCCTTTTGCCGACAAGGACCCTGCAATAGACAGTTTGGACATACCTCTGGTCCTGAGGAACTACTTAAAGCACATAAACGCTGAACCTGAGTGA